Below is a genomic region from Argiope bruennichi chromosome 11, qqArgBrue1.1, whole genome shotgun sequence.
ATTGAACtcatagagctgagatactgCTCATTATATCAGCTGAGATTATATCAGTTCTATGATTGAACTGTTCAGTATAACCATAATaggataaatagtttttttttttttttttttttttttttagtatgaaaaataaattccttattttatcagaatatatccatatatgttttgtttctcaaaaactaatatataaaaagataaccATTATTTAGGCATATTCCTATAGCTAAGTATAAGAATAGATTCTTTTTACTCCTCTTTATTTAAccagctttaaaaataataataaaaaaaatgaatacattttctcTAGATGTAGAATACATTCTTTAGAGATAAGAGTAGACCGTGCAATGTCAAATTTGCAAGAGCTTTAAATGACAAAAGTGGTTGAGTAAAGGGCTTTAGGGATTTGACAGACATAAAGTTAGAAATTTgctgttttaatttgaaataatgttgccaaattaaaaaatttagttaaaaaatattatttatgatataaaaaaaccTAAAAGAATCAGcatgctaataaaataataaatttgacaatTACTGTCTGCTTTCTATGGACTGTTTTTTTCAACACCTGttcattttaatatacttttcttttaatgtacTATTCATGTCCAAAAGTATTTTCTGCACAACCTGTGGATTTGCTGTAATATCTAAAACTAGGAGAtggtttgcttttctttttgaattatatgttttACATTACATAGCTCCCACTTCAAATTTACACTACTATGTATGATTTATGAGCCTTAAAATGTAgtccaacatttatttttctcattatagatatcaaagaaaaaaaatggactcATCTGTGGCAGAAGCAAGTAACCACTTgggaataaatttatacaaattgttGGCCGAGGAAAACACCAATGTTTTCTTTTCACCATTCAGCATCTCTACAGCTTTAGCCATGCTGTTTTGTGGTGCGCAAAATGAAACAGCTAAGGAAATGAGAAAAGTGTTAGGATATGAAATTGCTAACATCAAAGATGAAGAACTCAAACATTGTTTTCAGAAGCTTCTTGATACATTTGACATTAACCAGGAATCTTACACTTTAAATTATGCTAACACTGTTCTCAGTCACAAAGATTTCTCTGTAAAAGAAGAATACAAATCactattgaaagatttttttaaagcttttttccaGGAGGTTGATTTTGTAAATGAAAGCGAAAAAGCAGTTAAGTTAGTAAATGAGTGGGTTAATGATAAAACTAATAATATGATTCCTAAGCTTTTGGATTCCCTGGATCCTTCTACTGTGATGATAATTCTTAATGCTGTATATTTTAAAGGACTTTGGTCCCATCCGTTTGATGAAAAGAGTACCTTTAAGCAGTATTTCTATAATAAAGGTGATGAGGATGATTACAAACAAGTAGATATGATGCACTTGAAAGAGGAGCTTGGTTTTGTGGAGAAGGAATCGTTTAAGGCACTCCAGCTTCCTTATAAAGGAGATGATATATCTATGCTTATTCTGCTGCCTAACTCCAAAGATGGCTTGAGAGAATTGGAGAATTCTCTGAGTTCCACTTTCATTCAGGATCTAAAGGAAAATATGAGGGACACAAAAGTAGAAGTAGCACTTCCAAAATTTAAACTCGAGTACTCAAAATCACTGAAAGAGAAATTTCAAAGTCTGGGTTTGAATCTAGTATTTAATAGAGGTGCTCATCTTAATGACATCAATGATTCAGGGGATCTTCTGGTTTCTGAAATCATCCACAAAGCTGTTCTTGTAGTGAATGAAGAAGGCAGTGAAGCTGCAGCTGTCACAGCTGTAATGGTGATGATGTGTGCACTGACATTTGACCCAGAATTTATTGTAGATCATCCCTTCATGTTTGTGATATACAATAATAAGAATGATCTCATCCTATTTATGGGCAGAGTAGATGAATTAGGAAATATAGATGGCGACTAAATTTCCTTGCACTTGTTGTTTAAGATTTCTTTAAAGATGCAATTGTAAGATAATATAAGCTTTATTGTAATTGATGGCAAGATATGCTTTTGAGagttagaaaagaatatttttattatatttttatattatggattttttagtatactattttattcattcacCTCTTCAACAATTTTTCTTGAT
It encodes:
- the LOC129957559 gene encoding intracellular coagulation inhibitor 1-like, whose amino-acid sequence is MDSSVAEASNHLGINLYKLLAEENTNVFFSPFSISTALAMLFCGAQNETAKEMRKVLGYEIANIKDEELKHCFQKLLDTFDINQESYTLNYANTVLSHKDFSVKEEYKSLLKDFFKAFFQEVDFVNESEKAVKLVNEWVNDKTNNMIPKLLDSLDPSTVMIILNAVYFKGLWSHPFDEKSTFKQYFYNKGDEDDYKQVDMMHLKEELGFVEKESFKALQLPYKGDDISMLILLPNSKDGLRELENSLSSTFIQDLKENMRDTKVEVALPKFKLEYSKSLKEKFQSLGLNLVFNRGAHLNDINDSGDLLVSEIIHKAVLVVNEEGSEAAAVTAVMVMMCALTFDPEFIVDHPFMFVIYNNKNDLILFMGRVDELGNIDGD